Part of the bacterium genome is shown below.
TGATAAGAACATACGAAATAACCAAAAACTTCCCCACTGAAGAAAAATATGGATTGGTGCAACAGATGTGCACAGCGGCTGTTTCTATTTCAGCAAATATTGCAGATCAATTAAGAGTAAAATAGTAAGAAGTATTTTCCCCCTTTCCTACTTCCTGCTTGCTTGGTATTTGGTATGCTGAATAGTTACGATTTGCTCAAGTGATGACAGAATTTACTGAGACGATAAGAAAATTAGGACCAAGCCCATATTCAACAAGGAAT
Proteins encoded:
- a CDS encoding four helix bundle protein codes for the protein MTKNFPTEEKYGLVQQMCTAAVSISANIADQLRVK